From the Microbacterium sp. W4I4 genome, one window contains:
- a CDS encoding glycoside hydrolase family 13 protein, giving the protein MNLLPHHDGSPLYVSDDAPELGDTVTVRLRVPAGYGPLAAVRTRSNPDHEPQWTDAVHTGSADGWDWWEAPITVRNRRHGYRFVLVHEGGRVEWLNQTGIHTLETLDAEDFAVVAHPAPPAWLHGSVMYQVFPDRFARSTQADQHPTPEWAIAATWDEPVDPVMPGRSQQFYGGDIPGITEHLDHLVALGVDLLYLTPVFPAGSNHRYDAASFDSIDPLLGGDEAYIRLIEEAHARGIRVIGDLTSNHSGDRHEWFQQALGKPGAETESYYYFTDEGNTEYESWLGTPTLPKFNWASEALRERFITGEDSVVAKWLKPPYSIDGWRIDVANMTGRLGDIDLNAEVRSLLRETMLAINPEAILLGESTNDAASDLQGDGWHGAMTYPSFTRPLWGWLSEPTGEPYLNGEGEQLTDPWFFGQPIGGIPRYSAQEFADAVTRFTAGIPWRVRLGNMQPLDTHDTARFATNAAPGALPVAVGLSMTMPGVPVVFAGDEFGLTGTDGEASRTPMPWSRQDEPALAETFTTYRSLVELRRAHPALANGGMRWLHVDDETVVFVRESTEESVLVLATRGGADAELAPGALPGAARAEALFGDATLAVASDGAVMLAADGPAFAAWSLPGVRIPGGRA; this is encoded by the coding sequence ATGAATCTGCTCCCTCACCACGACGGTTCGCCGCTGTACGTGTCCGACGACGCGCCCGAACTCGGAGACACCGTCACCGTGCGCCTTCGGGTGCCCGCCGGCTACGGCCCGCTCGCGGCCGTGCGCACCCGCTCCAACCCCGACCACGAGCCGCAGTGGACGGATGCCGTGCACACCGGTTCCGCCGACGGCTGGGACTGGTGGGAGGCGCCGATCACGGTGCGCAATCGTCGGCACGGCTACCGCTTCGTGCTCGTGCACGAGGGCGGGCGGGTGGAATGGCTGAACCAGACCGGCATCCACACCCTGGAGACCCTGGATGCCGAGGACTTCGCCGTCGTCGCCCACCCCGCGCCTCCCGCGTGGCTGCACGGGTCGGTGATGTACCAGGTCTTCCCGGACCGGTTCGCTCGGTCCACGCAGGCGGATCAGCATCCGACGCCCGAGTGGGCGATCGCGGCGACCTGGGATGAGCCGGTCGATCCGGTCATGCCCGGCCGCTCGCAGCAGTTCTACGGCGGCGACATTCCAGGGATCACGGAACATCTCGATCACCTCGTCGCTCTCGGCGTGGACCTGCTGTATCTGACGCCCGTGTTCCCCGCCGGATCCAACCATCGCTACGACGCGGCGAGCTTCGATTCGATCGATCCGCTGCTCGGCGGCGATGAGGCATACATCCGCCTCATCGAGGAGGCGCACGCCCGCGGCATCCGCGTGATCGGCGATCTCACCAGCAACCACTCCGGTGACCGGCACGAGTGGTTCCAGCAGGCGCTCGGCAAGCCGGGCGCCGAGACCGAGAGCTACTACTACTTCACCGACGAGGGCAACACCGAGTACGAGTCGTGGTTGGGCACCCCGACGCTGCCCAAGTTCAACTGGGCGTCCGAGGCACTGCGCGAGCGGTTCATCACGGGGGAGGACTCCGTGGTCGCCAAGTGGCTCAAGCCGCCGTACTCGATCGACGGCTGGCGCATCGACGTGGCGAACATGACCGGGCGCCTGGGCGACATCGACCTGAACGCCGAGGTGCGCTCGCTGCTGCGCGAGACGATGCTCGCCATCAACCCTGAGGCGATCCTGCTGGGGGAGTCCACGAACGACGCCGCCAGCGACCTGCAGGGCGACGGCTGGCACGGTGCGATGACATACCCGTCGTTCACGCGTCCGCTGTGGGGCTGGCTGAGCGAGCCGACCGGGGAGCCGTACCTGAACGGCGAGGGTGAGCAGCTCACCGACCCGTGGTTCTTCGGGCAGCCGATCGGCGGCATCCCGCGGTACTCGGCCCAGGAATTCGCGGATGCCGTGACGCGCTTCACCGCCGGCATCCCGTGGCGGGTGCGGCTCGGCAACATGCAGCCGCTCGACACGCATGACACGGCCCGCTTCGCGACGAACGCCGCACCGGGCGCCCTGCCTGTGGCGGTCGGACTGTCGATGACCATGCCGGGCGTGCCGGTCGTGTTCGCCGGCGACGAGTTCGGCCTCACCGGCACCGACGGCGAGGCCAGCCGCACGCCCATGCCGTGGTCGCGGCAGGACGAGCCCGCGCTCGCCGAGACGTTCACGACGTACCGCTCGCTGGTCGAGCTGCGCCGCGCGCATCCTGCGCTCGCGAACGGCGGAATGCGCTGGCTGCACGTCGACGACGAGACCGTCGTCTTCGTGCGCGAGAGCACGGAGGAGAGCGTGCTCGTGCTGGCGACGCGTGGGGGAGCGGATGCCGAGCTCGCGCCCGGCGCGCTGCCCGGCGCCGCGCGGGCGGAGGCCCTGTTCGGAGACGCCACGCTGGCCGTGGCATCCGACGGCGCCGTGATGCTCGCCGCCGATGGACCCGCTTTCGCGGCCTGGTCACTTCCCGGGGTGCGCATCCCCGGCGGGCGCGCGTGA
- a CDS encoding PadR family transcriptional regulator codes for MTADVGAQMRKGVVEYCVLGLLAREPMYGWQLADALTAPGLIASIGTLYPLLGRLRDNGWVSTFDQPSDAGPVRRYYRLTDAGIAQLVLFRRQWMPFAQTVSSLVGEE; via the coding sequence ATGACAGCGGACGTGGGTGCGCAGATGCGCAAAGGGGTGGTCGAGTACTGCGTGCTCGGCCTGCTCGCCCGCGAACCGATGTATGGATGGCAGCTCGCCGACGCGCTCACCGCGCCCGGGCTGATCGCCAGCATCGGCACGCTGTATCCGCTGCTCGGGCGCCTGCGCGACAACGGCTGGGTGTCGACCTTCGACCAGCCCTCCGACGCCGGTCCGGTGCGCAGGTACTACCGGCTGACGGATGCCGGTATCGCCCAGCTCGTGCTGTTCCGGCGGCAGTGGATGCCCTTCGCCCAGACCGTCTCGTCCCTGGTGGGAGAGGAATGA
- a CDS encoding ABC transporter: MSDPEVPQNDRPNDIDDVVGSANEGLDAAAAARADVPGDAGDADAVDPDLAAFEAAERDHPGVFDSTEGSPEQGAYAGDGSYDDASAAGAADVPAPETAAADDDAPIASEPAPSEPAPSEAASSSASDGDYDLSYIRAAGDDTAVHDADDADATRVHETTPSVADEAYGLSASSAAAAAAETQVVPAEPTAPPAAPQPIFVQAPEPPRELGNRGAAGGIGLLAALAFAILYLGATLGLGALAGDVTGENIATAALAPLTTWAFWVPVVVFYLAFWLLGAFINRARWGKWVIFGLLVAVATYGGHLLGQLFQAPFWRITTSETVDLVNEQMLAPLAIAAFIFARELTIWFGAWVSRAGARKKVLNAEAQAEYERTLEAGPSALR; this comes from the coding sequence ATGAGCGACCCCGAGGTTCCCCAGAACGACCGGCCGAATGACATCGATGACGTCGTAGGCAGCGCCAACGAGGGACTCGACGCCGCCGCTGCGGCCCGCGCCGATGTGCCGGGCGACGCCGGCGATGCGGATGCCGTCGACCCCGACCTCGCTGCCTTCGAGGCGGCGGAACGAGACCACCCGGGCGTGTTCGACAGCACCGAGGGCAGCCCTGAGCAGGGGGCCTACGCCGGCGACGGCTCGTACGACGACGCTTCTGCAGCGGGAGCAGCCGACGTCCCCGCGCCGGAGACGGCCGCGGCCGATGACGATGCCCCGATCGCTTCCGAGCCGGCTCCCTCCGAGCCGGCTCCCTCCGAGGCTGCGTCCTCCAGCGCCTCCGACGGCGACTACGACCTGTCGTACATCCGCGCCGCGGGCGACGACACGGCCGTGCATGACGCTGACGACGCCGACGCGACGCGCGTCCACGAGACCACCCCGTCGGTGGCCGATGAGGCGTACGGGCTGAGCGCGTCGTCCGCCGCGGCCGCTGCCGCCGAGACGCAGGTCGTCCCCGCCGAGCCGACGGCACCGCCGGCGGCCCCGCAGCCGATCTTCGTGCAGGCTCCCGAGCCGCCTCGTGAGCTCGGCAACCGCGGTGCGGCAGGCGGGATCGGGCTTCTCGCCGCCCTCGCCTTCGCCATCCTCTACCTGGGTGCGACTCTCGGTTTGGGCGCGCTCGCCGGTGATGTGACCGGTGAGAACATCGCGACCGCCGCCCTCGCTCCGCTCACCACCTGGGCGTTCTGGGTTCCCGTCGTGGTCTTCTACCTCGCGTTCTGGCTGCTCGGTGCCTTCATCAACCGGGCCCGCTGGGGCAAGTGGGTCATCTTCGGACTGCTGGTGGCTGTGGCCACCTACGGCGGGCACCTTCTGGGACAGCTGTTCCAGGCCCCGTTCTGGCGCATCACCACCAGCGAGACGGTCGACCTCGTCAACGAGCAGATGCTCGCGCCTCTCGCGATCGCGGCGTTCATCTTCGCCCGCGAGCTCACCATCTGGTTCGGCGCCTGGGTCTCGCGTGCGGGTGCACGCAAGAAGGTTCTGAACGCCGAGGCGCAGGCCGAGTACGAGCGCACCCTCGAGGCCGGTCCTTCCGCCCTGCGCTGA
- a CDS encoding spermidine/putrescine ABC transporter substrate-binding protein produces MERSLESQVGQAVEAWLRWVPRWAPATHKGRVAPCRRCLGSPILSAAGIGSNVPHGVQHGLSTRIKTIIDRAVAEYTARNLPMLQAELDHQADRNRSRAYRPAEGLDPEYEGMPLDPDPVPGAPFLFTVAGLADEAAAELAPLPPLSDEAKAALRQEVALADDYANMVGREICGILLRHRLQVQAAISQHVEPQIEAMLAELGDELDSPFDPDFP; encoded by the coding sequence GTGGAGAGGTCTCTGGAATCCCAGGTGGGCCAGGCTGTCGAGGCCTGGCTGCGCTGGGTGCCGCGCTGGGCGCCGGCGACGCACAAAGGGCGCGTCGCCCCGTGCCGTCGTTGCCTGGGGTCGCCGATCCTCTCGGCGGCGGGCATCGGCTCCAACGTTCCCCACGGCGTGCAGCACGGGCTGTCCACGCGCATCAAGACGATCATCGACCGTGCCGTCGCGGAGTACACCGCGCGCAACCTGCCCATGCTGCAGGCCGAACTCGATCATCAGGCCGACCGCAACCGCTCCCGCGCGTATCGTCCGGCCGAGGGACTCGACCCTGAATACGAGGGGATGCCGCTGGATCCCGACCCCGTGCCGGGTGCGCCGTTCCTGTTCACGGTCGCGGGTCTCGCGGACGAGGCCGCGGCCGAACTCGCACCACTGCCCCCGTTGAGCGACGAGGCGAAGGCCGCCCTCCGGCAGGAGGTCGCACTGGCCGACGACTACGCGAACATGGTCGGCCGGGAGATCTGCGGCATCCTGCTGCGCCACCGTCTGCAGGTGCAGGCCGCCATCTCGCAGCACGTCGAACCGCAGATCGAGGCGATGCTCGCCGAGCTGGGCGATGAGCTGGACTCTCCGTTCGACCCCGACTTCCCGTAA
- a CDS encoding DUF2975 domain-containing protein produces the protein MQPLATFVLKAMIVVMLALLVIAQVFMIPAVAATTAWRNPELAYLEVPGVIGAVLFLVLVEIVLVCVFALLSLVRADRIFSSHAFRYVDIIIGTMLAAGVVIVASYIVLFIAQAANPGILILALLGTTVSVSLALLVGVMRGLLRKALQLEQDLSEVV, from the coding sequence ATGCAGCCCCTCGCCACGTTCGTGCTGAAGGCGATGATCGTCGTCATGCTGGCACTGCTGGTCATCGCCCAGGTGTTCATGATCCCCGCGGTGGCCGCGACCACGGCCTGGCGCAATCCGGAACTGGCGTACCTGGAGGTGCCGGGCGTCATCGGCGCGGTGCTGTTCCTGGTGCTCGTCGAGATCGTGCTGGTGTGCGTGTTCGCGCTGCTCTCGCTGGTGCGCGCCGACCGGATCTTCAGCTCGCACGCGTTCCGCTACGTCGATATCATCATCGGCACCATGCTGGCAGCCGGTGTCGTGATCGTCGCGTCGTACATCGTGCTCTTCATCGCCCAGGCGGCCAACCCGGGCATCCTGATCCTGGCCCTGCTCGGCACCACGGTCAGTGTCTCTCTGGCTCTGCTCGTCGGAGTGATGCGCGGGCTGCTGCGCAAGGCGCTGCAGCTCGAGCAGGACCTCTCCGAGGTGGTCTGA
- a CDS encoding helix-turn-helix transcriptional regulator, translating into MPIVIDIDVMLARRKMSVQEFADAIGITPANVAVLKNGRAKAVRFTTLDAICRVLDCQPGDILRRVPAGTQTKGES; encoded by the coding sequence ATGCCCATCGTGATCGACATCGACGTGATGCTCGCGCGTCGCAAGATGAGCGTGCAGGAGTTCGCGGATGCCATCGGCATCACGCCGGCCAACGTCGCCGTGCTCAAGAACGGACGAGCCAAGGCGGTGCGCTTCACCACGCTCGACGCCATCTGCCGCGTGCTGGACTGCCAGCCCGGCGACATTCTGCGCCGCGTCCCCGCAGGGACGCAGACCAAGGGGGAGTCATGA
- a CDS encoding SCO7613 C-terminal domain-containing membrane protein, translated as MTGRWMPESIARLSDAHTCPVCELTPLRDGCCPRCGADLRGPQGLELWNASLAAVAALNTRAALVARVPRTAFTPHRATAAAPPRPAPAPAASGTAPAPVRDGASLQSVLATAGAALFAVAAIVFTFFNPELADRAVRSTIIGLVTLAFLAGAWLLARRRLQSSAEAVGGLGLVFVGLDVQAVAGSFSDGTAAWVSAAIATAVAGCLLLAAALRFRIRIWLWTSLLALAAVPAMLGFAMQDALPTALLIAASAFAATGLMALLPRFAPGFPVRAVVPRPDGSADAGADPAPRRALLAETVALTALQAMATVLAIARIILAEPISVAVVLGVLAVAAVLASVRTVPRVWAFAAGVLAVGAGAVGASSVLGGVAVRSEWSTALEPAGAVLALLLCAIVPLSSRTPRIAVAFGAGLAAGVTSAPAVLPAVYIGSTLLAFTGRGLDETVSTPVVGDATWPIIVGLAVISLGFAVFARFARGRHDIRPLRGAALVVAALYATVAVLATAAGRVLPLAVSIAVLLVIAAGTAAVLIRRIGTDAASARVVLVVGVHVALLVSVLLAWQDRTVVPLAGIGTIAVLAVAAGTIAPAWRFLHLGLGYGYALALVSTALSLAGVGGVALLCLTASAGLLGAIAATFLPAVAARSWQTILVVASVPFAIGIAQVVFERSGWTALSTGLMFVLALSLLLTRRAGLTVVIRTLAAAVLVPSLAVVILCLGAQLLVQSGSPVVLPLIALLVALVLPSGGMIREGLVARGLLAPTADAARIAIEASALLTAVIAVALSLTREAAGFGTACLVLIIVGVGALLTSLVAGRRYGWWVAAASFTGALWSLWALNGVALPEAYLLPPALGAVLVALTLALRGTRSVALFAAGLAGAVAPVLALLIAADPVHTVPWRAYGLLAAGWLLLAAGWFIGRATGARLRRLRPLRTATVLIAAIAALAGTAQAVRWGSGTDPSPVIGGDAGVFLLALGMSALAAVALVAAARMLRSSASAPHPSRENALPADASETAARGESTSPREAPAVLDRLIASRWLAAPAALAFAIGVWPSIARDWFVIWGMWLLMIGWLVLMLRAAVTPKAQAANRGRATLLPPVWLLFGIAFITAVVAWSPRDLRVEMFSLPLGAFLLAAGALGLRRGADAVAVAGLDAWPNGRRGSWPLLAPGLIVMMSASIVSTFTDPLTWRAILVMGLALAAILLGAARRLAAPFIIGLIVLPVENVFVFSVQLGRGIESMPWWITLATVGAVLLIIAVAGERREGADRGVVARVRDLR; from the coding sequence ATGACGGGTCGATGGATGCCGGAGAGCATCGCCCGGCTGAGCGATGCGCACACCTGTCCGGTGTGCGAGCTGACGCCGTTGAGAGACGGATGCTGCCCGCGCTGCGGGGCGGACCTGCGCGGTCCGCAGGGACTCGAGCTGTGGAACGCGTCCCTGGCCGCGGTCGCCGCGCTGAACACGCGTGCGGCCCTGGTGGCCCGCGTGCCTCGGACGGCATTCACCCCGCACCGGGCGACGGCGGCGGCGCCGCCGCGGCCCGCACCGGCGCCCGCGGCTTCCGGCACCGCACCCGCGCCGGTGAGGGACGGGGCCAGCCTGCAGTCCGTGCTCGCGACGGCGGGCGCCGCGCTGTTCGCCGTCGCGGCGATCGTGTTCACCTTCTTCAACCCCGAGCTCGCCGATCGGGCCGTGCGCAGCACCATCATCGGCCTGGTCACGCTGGCTTTCCTCGCCGGCGCGTGGCTGCTGGCCCGGCGACGGCTGCAGTCCTCTGCCGAGGCGGTGGGCGGGCTGGGCCTCGTCTTCGTCGGCCTCGACGTGCAGGCGGTCGCCGGATCGTTCTCCGACGGCACGGCCGCGTGGGTGTCCGCGGCGATCGCCACCGCTGTCGCGGGGTGTCTGCTGCTCGCGGCGGCGCTGCGATTCCGCATCCGGATCTGGCTCTGGACCTCGCTGCTCGCCCTCGCCGCCGTCCCGGCGATGCTCGGTTTCGCCATGCAGGACGCCCTGCCGACGGCGCTGCTGATCGCCGCATCCGCGTTCGCCGCGACGGGCCTGATGGCCCTGCTCCCGAGGTTCGCTCCCGGTTTCCCCGTGCGCGCGGTCGTTCCGCGGCCGGACGGGTCAGCGGATGCCGGAGCGGATCCCGCTCCGCGTCGCGCGCTGCTCGCCGAAACGGTGGCGCTGACCGCACTGCAGGCGATGGCGACGGTGCTCGCCATCGCGCGCATCATCCTCGCCGAGCCGATCTCCGTCGCCGTCGTCCTCGGCGTCCTGGCGGTCGCCGCAGTGCTCGCCTCGGTGCGGACCGTCCCGAGGGTCTGGGCCTTCGCTGCCGGTGTCCTCGCTGTGGGCGCCGGTGCCGTCGGCGCTTCGAGCGTGCTCGGCGGGGTCGCGGTCCGATCCGAATGGAGCACCGCCCTCGAACCCGCCGGCGCCGTGCTCGCGCTTCTCCTCTGCGCGATCGTCCCGCTGTCCTCGCGCACCCCGCGCATCGCCGTCGCGTTCGGTGCCGGACTCGCCGCCGGCGTGACGAGTGCCCCAGCGGTTCTCCCGGCGGTGTACATCGGGAGCACGCTGCTGGCCTTCACCGGCAGAGGTCTCGATGAAACGGTCTCGACGCCGGTCGTGGGGGACGCCACCTGGCCGATCATCGTCGGGCTCGCTGTCATCTCCCTCGGCTTCGCGGTGTTCGCCCGCTTCGCGCGCGGCCGCCACGACATCCGTCCGCTGCGGGGAGCCGCCCTCGTGGTCGCGGCGCTGTACGCGACGGTCGCGGTGCTGGCGACGGCTGCCGGTCGCGTGCTGCCGCTGGCGGTCAGCATCGCCGTCCTGCTCGTGATCGCCGCGGGGACCGCGGCAGTGCTGATCCGACGAATCGGAACCGATGCGGCATCCGCCCGTGTCGTGCTCGTCGTCGGCGTCCATGTCGCGCTGCTCGTCTCTGTGCTGCTGGCCTGGCAGGACCGCACGGTGGTCCCACTCGCGGGTATCGGAACCATCGCCGTTCTCGCGGTCGCGGCGGGCACGATCGCACCCGCGTGGCGATTCCTGCACCTGGGACTCGGATACGGGTACGCCCTGGCCCTGGTGTCCACGGCCCTGTCGCTGGCCGGTGTCGGCGGCGTCGCACTGCTGTGCCTGACGGCATCCGCGGGCCTGCTCGGCGCGATCGCCGCGACGTTCCTGCCCGCCGTGGCCGCGCGCAGCTGGCAGACGATCCTCGTGGTGGCGTCCGTGCCGTTCGCGATCGGGATCGCGCAGGTGGTGTTCGAGCGCAGCGGCTGGACGGCGCTGTCGACCGGACTGATGTTCGTGCTCGCCCTGTCGTTGCTGCTGACCAGGCGCGCCGGCCTCACCGTCGTGATCCGCACACTCGCCGCGGCCGTGCTCGTGCCCTCGCTCGCAGTGGTGATCCTCTGCCTCGGCGCGCAGCTGCTCGTGCAGAGCGGCTCGCCTGTAGTGCTGCCGCTCATCGCCCTGCTGGTGGCGCTCGTGCTGCCCTCCGGCGGCATGATCCGCGAAGGTCTCGTCGCGCGCGGCCTGCTCGCCCCTACCGCGGATGCCGCGCGCATAGCGATCGAGGCGTCCGCCCTGCTCACCGCCGTGATCGCCGTGGCGCTGTCCCTCACGCGCGAGGCCGCCGGGTTCGGGACCGCGTGCCTGGTGCTGATCATCGTCGGCGTCGGAGCGCTCCTCACGTCGCTGGTGGCCGGACGCCGCTACGGCTGGTGGGTGGCTGCGGCCTCGTTCACAGGCGCGCTCTGGTCGCTGTGGGCGCTGAACGGTGTGGCACTGCCCGAGGCGTACCTGCTTCCGCCGGCGCTCGGCGCGGTGCTGGTGGCGCTGACTCTCGCGCTGCGCGGCACGCGTTCGGTCGCGCTGTTCGCGGCGGGCCTCGCCGGTGCTGTCGCGCCCGTGCTGGCGCTGCTCATCGCCGCGGATCCCGTGCACACCGTCCCCTGGCGTGCCTACGGCCTGCTCGCCGCCGGGTGGCTGCTGCTGGCGGCCGGGTGGTTCATCGGGCGCGCGACGGGAGCGCGCCTGCGACGACTGCGCCCGCTGCGCACCGCCACCGTGCTTATCGCCGCGATCGCCGCGCTCGCCGGTACGGCGCAGGCGGTGCGCTGGGGGAGCGGCACCGATCCCTCGCCGGTCATCGGCGGCGACGCCGGTGTCTTCCTGCTCGCCCTCGGGATGAGCGCGCTCGCGGCCGTCGCGCTGGTCGCCGCCGCCCGGATGCTGCGCTCGTCGGCATCCGCCCCGCATCCGTCGCGCGAGAACGCGCTTCCCGCGGACGCAAGCGAGACGGCGGCCCGCGGGGAGAGCACGTCCCCGCGCGAAGCGCCCGCCGTTCTCGATCGACTGATCGCCTCGCGCTGGCTCGCCGCACCCGCGGCGCTCGCCTTCGCGATCGGGGTCTGGCCGTCGATCGCCCGCGACTGGTTCGTCATCTGGGGCATGTGGCTGCTCATGATCGGCTGGCTGGTGCTCATGCTGCGGGCCGCCGTGACGCCGAAGGCTCAGGCGGCGAACAGGGGACGGGCCACCCTCCTGCCGCCGGTGTGGCTGCTGTTCGGAATCGCCTTCATCACGGCCGTCGTGGCGTGGAGTCCGCGCGATCTGCGCGTGGAGATGTTCTCGCTCCCGCTCGGCGCGTTCCTGCTCGCCGCCGGCGCCCTCGGGCTGAGGAGGGGAGCGGATGCCGTCGCCGTGGCGGGCCTGGATGCGTGGCCGAACGGCCGGCGCGGCTCCTGGCCGCTGCTCGCGCCTGGCCTGATCGTGATGATGTCGGCATCCATCGTCTCGACCTTCACCGACCCGCTCACCTGGCGTGCGATCCTCGTGATGGGCCTCGCCCTCGCGGCGATCCTGCTCGGGGCGGCGCGTCGCCTGGCCGCGCCGTTCATCATCGGACTGATCGTGCTGCCTGTCGAGAACGTGTTCGTCTTCTCGGTGCAGCTCGGTCGCGGCATCGAGTCCATGCCCTGGTGGATCACGCTCGCCACCGTGGGGGCGGTGCTGCTGATCATCGCCGTCGCGGGCGAGCGCCGTGAGGGCGCCGACCGGGGGGTCGTGGCCCGCGTGCGCGATCTGAGATGA
- the rpsL gene encoding 30S ribosomal protein S12 — MPTIQQLVRKGRSPKVSKTKAPALKSNPQQAGVCTRVYTTTPKKPNSAMRKVARVKLRNGAEVTAYIPGEGHNLQEHSLVLVRGGRVKDLPGVRYKIVRGALDTQAVKNRKQARSRYGAKKG, encoded by the coding sequence GTGCCAACTATTCAGCAGTTGGTTCGCAAGGGACGTTCGCCCAAGGTCTCGAAGACCAAGGCGCCCGCTCTGAAGTCGAACCCGCAGCAGGCCGGCGTGTGCACCCGCGTGTACACCACCACCCCGAAGAAGCCGAACTCGGCGATGCGCAAGGTCGCTCGCGTGAAGCTCCGCAACGGTGCTGAGGTGACCGCCTACATCCCCGGTGAGGGCCACAACCTCCAGGAGCACTCGCTCGTGCTCGTCCGCGGTGGCCGTGTGAAGGACCTCCCCGGCGTCCGCTACAAGATCGTCCGCGGTGCACTCGACACCCAGGCCGTCAAGAACCGTAAGCAGGCTCGTTCCCGCTACGGCGCGAAGAAGGGTTGA
- the rpsG gene encoding 30S ribosomal protein S7 has protein sequence MPRKGPAPKRPVVNDPVYGAPIVTSLVNKILVDGKKSLAESIVYGALRGVEAKNSQDAVATLKKALDNVRPTLEVRSRRVGGSTYQVPVEVKPHRANTLALRWLVSYAKGRREKTMTERLQNEILDASNGLGAAVKRREDTHKMAESNRAFAHYRW, from the coding sequence ATGCCTCGTAAGGGACCCGCACCCAAGCGCCCCGTCGTCAACGACCCGGTATACGGCGCACCCATCGTCACCTCGCTGGTGAACAAGATCCTCGTCGACGGCAAGAAGTCCCTCGCTGAGTCGATCGTCTACGGCGCCCTCCGCGGTGTCGAGGCGAAGAACAGCCAGGACGCCGTCGCCACCCTCAAGAAGGCGCTCGACAACGTGCGCCCGACCCTCGAGGTCCGCAGCCGCCGCGTCGGTGGCTCGACCTACCAGGTTCCCGTCGAGGTCAAGCCGCACCGCGCGAACACCCTCGCGCTTCGCTGGCTGGTCAGCTACGCGAAGGGTCGTCGTGAGAAGACGATGACCGAGCGCCTGCAGAACGAGATCCTCGACGCATCGAACGGCCTGGGAGCCGCGGTCAAGCGCCGCGAAGACACCCACAAGATGGCCGAGTCGAACCGCGCATTCGCTCACTACCGCTGGTAA